A window from bacterium CG_4_10_14_0_2_um_filter_33_32 encodes these proteins:
- the mviN gene encoding murein biosynthesis integral membrane protein MurJ, with the protein MKEFSKNRATLILMIAAIGSNVLGLGKDIVFNLHFKSDLLKIYFSAFRFPDLIYNLVVLGVLSSIFITFFIDHLNNKGKEDAFKFANNIINFTIIATSIFSIILFFMVPFLIHGLTPGFSPEEKELTAKLIQIMLLQPILMGLSSVIGGVLNSFKKFVAYALAPIFYNLGIIFGAIFLAPKYGIFGLAYGVLIGAFLHLLIQLVPVLKTGYRYKFVFNATDQSLRQMLKLAPPRIGGLLASQANLFIITIVGSLIGGGSITYLMYANDIQAFVVVVFGLSFATVVFPLLADYASLNKTEEFINELSTSFRQILFFAIPASLGLILLRGQIVRLLLGYGFFKFTDTKLTAAILGVFALSLFAQALILILVRAFYALKDTKTPFYAALSAVLVNIIGSITLPKFFDQYVADPKNGITFAVVGLAAAFTIASFVNMLILLIALHKRLGGLNDGKIINSLSKIIIASAAMAISIQGLKYVISPIINPIHPVLGFTVQTLFVIFAGAGVYFFLAYILGCDEIKGFKNIFKRTPSYLQSDSDESKN; encoded by the coding sequence ATGAAAGAATTTTCGAAAAATAGGGCAACGCTAATTCTTATGATTGCTGCTATTGGTAGTAATGTTTTGGGTTTGGGGAAAGATATTGTTTTTAACTTGCACTTTAAGTCTGATCTTTTAAAAATTTATTTTTCAGCTTTTAGGTTCCCTGATTTGATATATAATTTGGTAGTTTTAGGCGTTTTATCTTCTATATTTATTACTTTTTTTATTGACCATTTGAATAACAAAGGCAAAGAAGACGCCTTTAAGTTTGCAAATAATATAATAAATTTTACTATTATAGCTACAAGTATTTTTTCTATTATATTATTCTTTATGGTTCCTTTTTTGATCCACGGCTTAACTCCAGGATTTTCACCTGAAGAGAAAGAATTAACTGCTAAGCTAATTCAAATAATGCTCTTACAGCCCATACTAATGGGTTTATCAAGTGTTATTGGTGGTGTCTTGAATTCATTCAAAAAATTTGTAGCATATGCTTTGGCCCCTATCTTTTATAATTTAGGCATCATCTTTGGCGCTATTTTTTTAGCTCCTAAATATGGTATATTCGGATTGGCTTACGGTGTTCTTATTGGTGCTTTTTTACATTTATTAATCCAACTTGTCCCAGTTTTAAAAACAGGCTATAGATATAAATTTGTTTTCAATGCCACTGATCAATCTCTGAGGCAAATGTTAAAATTAGCTCCTCCTAGAATTGGAGGTCTTCTTGCCAGCCAAGCAAATTTATTTATTATTACTATTGTTGGCTCTTTAATTGGTGGAGGATCAATTACATACTTGATGTATGCCAATGATATACAGGCTTTTGTTGTCGTTGTATTTGGTTTATCGTTTGCTACAGTTGTTTTCCCTCTTTTAGCTGATTATGCTTCTTTGAATAAAACAGAGGAATTTATAAATGAACTATCTACCTCTTTTAGGCAAATTCTATTCTTTGCAATTCCTGCTTCTTTAGGATTAATCCTTCTTAGGGGTCAAATTGTAAGGTTGCTATTAGGCTATGGCTTTTTTAAATTCACTGATACAAAATTAACTGCAGCTATTTTGGGAGTTTTTGCTTTGAGTCTTTTTGCTCAGGCATTAATTCTTATTTTGGTTAGAGCATTTTATGCTTTAAAAGATACTAAAACTCCTTTTTATGCTGCACTTTCTGCGGTTTTAGTTAATATTATTGGCAGCATAACACTGCCAAAATTTTTCGATCAATATGTAGCTGATCCTAAGAATGGTATAACCTTTGCAGTTGTAGGTTTAGCTGCTGCCTTTACAATTGCAAGCTTTGTCAACATGTTAATATTACTTATTGCTCTTCATAAAAGGTTAGGCGGATTGAACGATGGAAAAATTATCAATTCACTAAGCAAAATAATTATTGCCTCAGCGGCTATGGCAATTAGCATCCAGGGTTTAAAATATGTGATTAGTCCTATTATCAACCCAATCCATCCTGTGTTGGGTTTTACTGTCCAGACCTTGTTCGTAATTTTTGCTGGTGCAGGTGTTTACTTTTTCCTTGCTTATATCCTTGGCTGTGATGAAATTAAGGGTTTTAAAAATATCTTCAAGCGCACTCCTTCTTATTTGCAATCAGATTCTGACGAATCGAAAAATTAA
- a CDS encoding elongation factor 4: MDKDKIRNFAIIAHIDHGKSTLADRFLEITNTLPKDKIKEQTLDRMDLERERGITIKLAPARMNWKGYELNLIDTPGHVDFTYEVSRSLAAVEGAILVVDGTQGIQAQTLTNLYLASDQSLEIIPVINKVDLPGAEVDRVSQEIINLLNISKDEILLASAKEGKGITQILDKIIEKVPAPQSSEKQVKALIFDSNFNNYKGVVTFIRVKSGQIKKGDKICFMATGKAAEALEVGYLNPDFISTGKIEEGEIGYLVTGLKDVSEAKVGDTITVLNDDEKMSKEALPGYKQIKPFVYASLYSTSGEPNELREALEKLKLNDASLTFEPETSPALGSGFRVGFLGLLHLDIIRERLEREFNQDLIITTPSVSYKIIMQDGSEYIINSANEMPTPGTFQEIQEPIVKLEIITPSNHMGPVMELVQSRRGDYKALDYIDSKTALIIYEIPLSEIIVDFYDELKSVSSGYASLNYEFTDFKKADLVKLDILIAGDVIPPLAVIIPREKSLYIGRGVVKKLKETIPRQLFEVSLQAAIGSKVLAREDVPPLRKDVTAKLYGGDVTRKRKLLEKQKKGKKRMKRFGKIDIPQEAFLSILKR, translated from the coding sequence ATGGATAAAGATAAAATTCGAAATTTTGCAATTATTGCGCATATTGATCATGGTAAATCAACTTTAGCTGATAGATTTTTGGAAATCACGAACACGCTTCCCAAGGATAAAATTAAAGAACAGACATTAGACCGAATGGATTTGGAGAGGGAGCGCGGTATTACAATAAAGCTTGCACCAGCAAGAATGAACTGGAAAGGTTATGAGTTAAATCTTATCGATACCCCAGGTCATGTGGATTTTACCTATGAAGTTTCCCGTTCTCTTGCAGCAGTGGAAGGCGCTATTTTAGTTGTTGATGGTACTCAGGGGATACAAGCTCAAACCTTAACGAATTTATATTTAGCATCCGATCAAAGTCTTGAAATAATTCCGGTAATAAACAAAGTGGATTTGCCTGGAGCGGAAGTTGATAGAGTAAGTCAAGAAATAATAAATCTTCTTAATATATCAAAAGATGAAATTTTATTAGCTTCAGCTAAGGAAGGAAAGGGCATAACTCAAATATTAGATAAAATTATTGAAAAAGTGCCGGCTCCTCAGTCATCAGAAAAGCAAGTAAAAGCTCTTATTTTTGATTCTAATTTTAATAACTATAAAGGTGTTGTAACCTTTATCAGAGTTAAAAGTGGGCAAATAAAAAAAGGAGACAAGATATGCTTTATGGCTACAGGCAAAGCTGCCGAAGCATTAGAAGTAGGATATTTAAATCCTGATTTTATTTCAACTGGAAAAATTGAAGAAGGAGAAATAGGATATCTTGTTACTGGCCTTAAAGATGTTTCCGAAGCAAAGGTTGGTGACACGATTACGGTCTTAAATGATGATGAAAAAATGTCTAAGGAAGCTCTACCTGGTTATAAGCAAATAAAGCCTTTTGTTTATGCATCTTTATATTCAACTTCTGGTGAGCCCAATGAGTTACGAGAAGCTTTAGAAAAACTTAAACTAAATGATGCATCATTAACATTCGAGCCTGAAACCTCCCCAGCTTTAGGATCTGGTTTTCGTGTTGGGTTTTTAGGTCTTTTGCATTTGGATATTATAAGAGAAAGATTAGAGAGGGAATTTAATCAAGATCTTATTATAACAACTCCGTCTGTTTCCTATAAAATAATTATGCAAGATGGTAGTGAATATATTATCAACAGTGCCAATGAAATGCCAACCCCCGGAACTTTTCAGGAAATTCAAGAGCCAATAGTTAAATTGGAAATTATAACGCCCTCTAATCATATGGGTCCGGTTATGGAATTAGTCCAAAGCCGAAGAGGAGATTATAAAGCATTAGATTATATAGATTCTAAAACAGCCTTAATAATTTATGAAATACCACTTTCAGAAATTATTGTTGATTTTTATGATGAACTTAAAAGTGTTAGTTCCGGTTATGCTTCTTTAAATTATGAATTCACAGATTTTAAAAAAGCTGATTTGGTAAAATTAGATATTTTGATTGCAGGTGATGTAATCCCACCCCTTGCTGTTATTATTCCAAGGGAAAAATCTCTCTATATTGGGCGAGGAGTTGTAAAAAAACTCAAGGAAACAATTCCACGTCAATTGTTTGAAGTTTCTCTTCAGGCAGCAATTGGTTCTAAGGTATTGGCTAGAGAAGATGTCCCACCTCTTAGAAAAGATGTAACTGCTAAATTATACGGGGGGGATGTTACTAGAAAAAGAAAGCTTCTTGAAAAGCAAAAAAAAGGTAAGAAAAGAATGAAACGTTTTGGGAAAATAGATATTCCCCAAGAAGC